The following nucleotide sequence is from Podospora bellae-mahoneyi strain CBS 112042 chromosome 1 map unlocalized CBS112042p_1, whole genome shotgun sequence.
CTGGAAGAATACTTGGGTAGGCTATCACAGGTATTCTGATTACCTATTTATAAATATCAGGCGCTCATTGATAATTAAAGACGATACATGATAGATAAGACCAGAGGTTCGTGGATAACCTTAACAAGCACCCATCTAGCTATCGATTTAAACCCGAATGGACGCACTGATCTTTCTCATTAActgtgggggagatggaagAATAACCAGATAATTCTACTTGAAATGGGCACCGATGGGCTAGTCCTACATAATACCGCCAAATGGGGCGGGGAGTAAGGCACATAATGAAGCGAGCCGAAGGAAGGCAAAGAGCAGAGAAGTACCGGAACAGGCCTGCAATCAATGCAAAAACTGAAAAGCGAACATCAACAATAGTATCAGTATCAGTGATAGATACCTCGATAATGTTGGGTGACTTGTGTCATGTTGTAGATCAGAGCCAGGAAATGTGTATGTCTTGCTTTGCTATGTGTTTAGAGAGCCGCAATTATATTTTTCGTTGAGAGTATGGGTGGGGAGAATACCCGGCTCTCAACTTTAAAAGATGTTATAAATAAGGGCCAAAGATCCATAGCTTATCACGGAAGGATAAAAAAAGGGTTACCTACTAAAAGAAAATGTTTGGTGCTGAATTTGAACCAAGACAATACCGGCCGATACTGCGGGTTGACTTCTCGTGACCTGGAAACTAGGGATTAACTCAGAACACTCAAACTACTACACCATCAGGCTGATTTTGTTGAATTACTGCTCCCAAAATCTAATTTAAGTATTGTGCTCTATATTTGAGGATTAGCTCCACCCGCAGAGAGTCACTACTGCCTGCCTCTACCGAAAGAACAAACCCTCAATGTAGCACCTATCAATTAAGGGATACCACCCCCGACCTAAGCCACTGCACCGGAAGCCCCGTTACAGAAGCATCAAAAAAATCACGTCTTTAATCAACCTTGGCACTCCTTGGGTGAGCTATTGTAATTTTTAATTGACTAAATTCAGATGTGCTCGGCTGAAAAATCAAGACATTCCTACCCACTTGCTTTCTTTATCCAGGGTAGAAGTTCCACATTCTCAGGTACACTTTTTCAAAGTATAAATGAGAGAATGGCCGAGGACTTGATCTGAAAAGATACTAGATTAAAAGAACCAACATTATTGATTTGTTTCGTGTCCTTCCATCGAAAGTCTTCCCCAATACCCCTTACCCATTCCTGACGCACCTACTGGAGGTGGCATGTGCGTGTCACGATTTAACCCAGTGCTTGCTTCCCAAAGAGTCAAGCAAGGAACCCCAGTGCCGTGGCTATCGTCGGAGAAACTTGAACTTAAGGTAAGGCTTTAGACTATTACGACTTTTATTCCTGGCAGACCTGGCGGTGAGGAAATCCTAAAAATGTCGGCTCGGGGAGAAAACCAAGTGCACTGCCCTGGAACTTCCTGGTGACCTCAGCCACATTCATCAgacttcttcaccttccaaATAACCACATACTCGAGTCATAAGTCACTGATAAGGCTCCGGGTTGGCTTTTTTTATGACGTTCTGGGATGAATCCTCAGACTCGATGAAGGCACCGAGACATTGATTGAGGGCCTGGGCCAACAGAAGGCCGAGAGCATATCGCCGACACGAGGCAAGGGAACATATTTGACTAGTAAATACAGATCATTGCTGATGCTGGGCCCATTCTTCGGGGATGGTATTTGAGACATCGAGTCATCTGGATCGTCGACCATGTGCTTGGGCCAGACATGATTGCTGAGGAATGTGATGAACAAGAATAGAACATCCAGAAGACACAAAGAAGCCACAAAGCCGAGACACTAGCAGAAAGAGTCAGACGAGGCCTCGGCAGGATCTTTCGAGCCGATTTTCCCAAGGCTGGATCATGGTAGCATCGTGTGCATCACAAGATTGGCCCAATTCTCGATGAAGTGGAAAGTGGAGCTGGCTCTCACGAGATGGCGGGTCCCTGCGGTCCAATTAAGGACGACATCGTGTTTGTGGGACCCACTAGGCTAGCGGACTGCAGCCAATTGAAGCTCCCaattgctgttgttgtggggCAGCACCGGTCGCTCGTCCGAGAAAAAAGCTTGTTTCGGTTTCCTACGTTTTTGGGGAGCTTTGACAGTGACAGTATCTTGTCAAGGTTTCAGCCTGTGTTTTGTTGGCGATGTTTACTTTCTATCAGTGTTTGTCGCTGTCTTTGGGATGAGTCAAACACCACCGATCAGGTCTATCATCCCTCGAAGATGAGAGTTCCATCTGGCCCCTTGCGGCATTCCAGCAAGACACATCACACGAAGAATCCGACTGCCTGGAATTTTCTGTCTTACGATTTCTTCTAGATTCCTAGACCCAACGGTCCGGTCGAGTTCGTCCGCCCGTTCCGAATCCGGCTAGGGCTAGTCTCCAGCACCAGCTGAATCCACAGCTCCGTCTCGTCTATCCCCGTTTGGGACCACGACGTCCGAGCCCAGCCCACAGCAGCTACAGCTTTGCTGCACAACCAGCACGAATTTATTTTCCCCAATAGTTCTGGCATAAACGCCACCTTGTAAGGAAGAGATTATGGAAATCAGATTTATTGACCGGTTTTGTGCTGCATTCCACAGTCATGTGCGGCGCTGGGAGGCGCCGACTCCACAGAATGCAAGACACGCGAGGTGGCGCGCCCCAGACCCCTGACCttgaatgatgatggagtCGACACTATCGAACTCCAATTTCCCTCCTGCAGCTTGTCAGCCAAGTCCCCCAAGAGCAACAGAGGTTCGATGAGGGTGGAAAATCAACACAGATAAATGGGCAGTGCCCCTTCCCTGCTATCATCCATAATCTCGGACCCCCAGcgctctcatcatcaccgcacCGCATTGCCTCTTGTTAACTGTACAAGACAATCTAGCAATGGCTTCCACTCGCTCATCTTCTGGTCTGCGGGCTGTGTCTCTCTTTTGCCTTATTGCCGCTTCTCAGGCCGTCCCACACGGCAATGTCTTCAAACGCCAGGGCACTTCGTCAACCCGCAATGGATGCTTCGTCAGCAACGTCAATGGCCAACGTCTTCTGTCCGCCTCTACCTACGCCAGTGATGCCATGACCATCGAGAGCTGTGCGTCCTTCTGCTTTAGGCACAAGTACTTTGCTCTCGAATTTGGCCGTGAGTGCTACTGCGGAAACTCCTACACTGCCCAGCCCGTCAGTGATACCCAGTGCTCTATGCAGTGCGCTGGCAACCCAGCACAGAAGTGTGGCGCCGGTAACCATGTCGACCTCTACACCAACGGACTCTACGTTCCCCGAGCCCCCGCCACCCTGAGCACACCTTACCTCGGTTGCTTTATTGACGAGGGACCCCGTGTGCTCCCTAACAACCTCCTGGGCGCCAGTGATATGACAGCTGAGAAGTGTGCTGCCCACTGTTCCAACTATTCTTACTTTGGTCTCGAGTATGGCAGAGAGGTAAGTCTTGTCGTTGCCCTGCATAAATATTAGAGTTAAACACTGACTTCGTCTCTGTAGTGCTGGTGTGGAAACTCCAAGCCAAAGAACCCTGCCCCTGAAACAGATTGCTCATTCCCTTGCTCCGGAGACGACTCTCAGCTCTGCGGTGCCGGCGGCCGTATCAATGTCTGGGgatcccctcttccttcccctgAAAATGTTGGCGACTTCGAATACACTGGCTGCTTCACCGATGCCGTTGGTCAGCGTTCGCTCAGAGGCAAGACCACCTACGACTCACAGATGACCTTGGAGAAGTGCGCGGCCTCCTGCTCCGGATATGATTACTTCGGCGTCTCATTTGCGGAAGAATGCTACTGCGGTGACACACTGGAGCCAACAGCCGAGGAGGTTCCCCAGGCCGAGTGCGCGATGCGTTGCGCCGGCAACTACAACCAGGTCTGCGGCGATGCCAACAGGTTGAACGTCTACTCCAACGCCCAGTGTCTCCCGGATCCGGAAAGCCCGCTCAGCGTCCCCGGCTTCAACTACCAGGCCTGCTGGACCGATCAGGTTGGCGACCGCTCCCTTCGCGATGTCGTGGAGCGTAGCGACAACATGACTGTCGAGACATGCGCCGCCATTTGCGAGGACTTCAACTTCTTTGGTGTCGAGTTCGGCAGGGAATGCTTCTGTGGCAACACCC
It contains:
- a CDS encoding uncharacterized protein (EggNog:ENOG503P073; COG:G; COG:O) is translated as MASTRSSSGLRAVSLFCLIAASQAVPHGNVFKRQGTSSTRNGCFVSNVNGQRLLSASTYASDAMTIESCASFCFRHKYFALEFGRECYCGNSYTAQPVSDTQCSMQCAGNPAQKCGAGNHVDLYTNGLYVPRAPATLSTPYLGCFIDEGPRVLPNNLLGASDMTAEKCAAHCSNYSYFGLEYGRECWCGNSKPKNPAPETDCSFPCSGDDSQLCGAGGRINVWGSPLPSPENVGDFEYTGCFTDAVGQRSLRGKTTYDSQMTLEKCAASCSGYDYFGVSFAEECYCGDTLEPTAEEVPQAECAMRCAGNYNQVCGDANRLNVYSNAQCLPDPESPLSVPGFNYQACWTDQVGDRSLRDVVERSDNMTVETCAAICEDFNFFGVEFGRECFCGNTLYGEVAPASDCTFRCAGDSTQLCGAVDRLNLYYATVPPTTTSTVATPTPTPTLPAEEEDDGEPTATTETPTPTSTLPGGDEEDEEPTPVSTAVDAEPTDTDVEDEPPVETDVEDEEDDEALPTPTPN